In Luteibaculum oceani, one DNA window encodes the following:
- a CDS encoding HYR domain-containing protein, whose translation METFKNGDDGVNCCSYRTSQPGKVQRSNLFWHNSLIKVVFLIGLFLSTAFVAEASHFRYGSISWQKINNSTNQVKFKVSVAFRRWANQQVGQSVNVGSLQFGDGSSANISVTVTSAQGNSSTGWFFGEAEITKTYGANGNYNARWRSCCRIGGLGNGGAYWDVQTIVNIGNNNNSPVTSVPPIVAVQTGQSNAQFQVPFTDPDGDNLSYRLATYNEMGNSNNPSGLSVNPSTGVVSWNTVGKPVGQLWAVGIVGEDGQSKTMADFLIQIVQTSTPPVFDYSVTPASGTIYQVSPGQNVNFTVKASDTDAGSTVSLNAVGNPPGSSFSPSLPTSGSNPSQTTFNWTPGVGDLGTSVINFVATDNIGVQTSTNVSIIVSLKPVFDVGPTPQELVHLVYQPGATISFPVQASDPDVNDLVQIIAANGKDMGGNLIPLYPGASFGPLPSPAGNPTSGNFSWNTTASDWGHKHVVFTAEDSYGDQAKHEIAILLNTQPTFTSTPVVEANRGQAYSYQVVATDPDLIHGDSIKLYAPGLPAWLSFVDNGDGTGTLSGTPGAADVGTLQINLEAQDLNHHQGGTAIQSFTLVVNNCVIDARCKDVTLYLDQNGAASLSASDIDDGSSVTCGPMQLSISKSAFSCDDIGSNQVLLFVTDNTGNMDSCLATVIVHDEIPPTVTCHTNISTSTDPGACHSVQLKKEILHYDPVGYQTSASHVLPASTSSGVTGGPLFGVGYPNQYNYHVKPVGPVSQSSTVDVSQYVEFTVSLNEFTALASLAFQKYSYFQQGGTVSSIRSSVDGFASDIDQIATNPAFGQILEYDLSSLGTVKGSITFRLYFWGGSGDWMDIVSSYYGGIGVKLYKIDLGLFSDNCEIVDLTYAGLPAKCEFPLGSTTVSVTAIDASGNSSSCEIVVEVADVEAPSISCPADISIVAQRDDCDPQIFWEEPVASDNCSVSVSSSHASGDEFPVGSTTVTYTATDPSGNSTSCSFVVTVTPEPLIQSGVLSLFEGGFNISCFGAADGSIDLTVEGGCLPYSFDWSHGASTEDVSGLIAGSYGVVITDANGTSISASYTLSEPTPLSLSVSDNQTVYLGYDPAACADIGLSISGGVAPYSYAWSNGFDGTDQQVCPEISTEYVVTVTDANGCEISDAIMVCVIDIRSRDKKGNIKPGKVDICHVPPGNPANAHTISISVNAVADHLAEHDDYLGACGTNPTCLDDGLAEAYVPPTASDDDGGSAGSGGKGKGRKSGDFEETTSISGVLEELSVFPNPFKAELNVSVGVALNEQIEIALMDLSGKQIKTLFNGNSTSKHIHLKISAEDLSAGVYMLIVKSQGSVKMERIVKH comes from the coding sequence ATGGAAACCTTTAAAAACGGGGATGATGGAGTTAATTGCTGCTCCTACCGAACATCCCAACCAGGAAAAGTCCAACGAAGCAATCTTTTTTGGCACAACAGTTTAATTAAAGTAGTCTTCTTAATTGGACTATTTCTTAGTACCGCATTTGTCGCAGAGGCGAGTCATTTTAGGTATGGCTCTATCAGTTGGCAAAAGATCAACAACAGCACCAACCAAGTTAAATTTAAGGTTTCCGTTGCTTTCCGAAGGTGGGCAAATCAACAGGTTGGACAGTCTGTTAACGTTGGATCTTTGCAATTTGGCGATGGTAGTAGTGCCAATATTTCGGTAACGGTAACTTCTGCTCAAGGAAATTCCTCGACAGGATGGTTTTTTGGTGAAGCAGAAATCACCAAAACCTACGGGGCTAATGGTAACTACAATGCTCGTTGGAGAAGCTGTTGTAGAATCGGTGGTCTTGGAAATGGAGGAGCATATTGGGATGTGCAGACCATTGTAAATATTGGTAACAACAATAATTCACCAGTTACCTCGGTTCCACCCATCGTGGCCGTGCAAACTGGACAATCCAATGCTCAGTTCCAAGTTCCTTTTACAGATCCAGATGGCGATAACCTCTCATATCGTTTAGCGACCTACAACGAAATGGGTAACTCTAATAATCCGAGTGGTTTGTCAGTGAACCCTTCAACCGGTGTTGTTTCGTGGAATACCGTTGGTAAACCTGTTGGCCAATTATGGGCAGTAGGTATTGTAGGTGAGGATGGTCAGTCTAAAACCATGGCCGATTTCCTTATTCAAATCGTTCAAACCAGTACACCTCCAGTTTTCGATTATTCGGTAACGCCTGCCAGTGGAACTATTTACCAGGTATCGCCTGGACAAAATGTGAATTTCACAGTAAAAGCGTCAGATACAGATGCTGGAAGTACAGTATCGCTTAATGCGGTAGGTAATCCTCCAGGATCTTCCTTTTCGCCAAGCCTGCCCACTTCTGGGAGTAATCCATCGCAAACTACTTTTAACTGGACTCCTGGGGTAGGTGACTTAGGAACCTCGGTAATTAACTTTGTTGCCACCGATAATATTGGGGTGCAAACCAGTACCAATGTGTCGATCATCGTTTCGCTCAAACCGGTCTTTGATGTAGGACCTACTCCCCAGGAATTGGTGCACTTGGTGTATCAACCGGGGGCAACTATATCTTTCCCAGTTCAAGCTTCCGACCCAGATGTTAATGACCTTGTGCAGATAATTGCTGCAAATGGAAAAGATATGGGTGGCAATTTGATCCCGCTTTATCCAGGAGCTAGTTTCGGTCCTTTACCATCCCCAGCGGGAAACCCAACATCTGGCAATTTTTCGTGGAATACCACGGCATCCGATTGGGGTCATAAGCACGTAGTGTTTACAGCTGAAGATAGCTATGGAGATCAGGCTAAGCACGAAATTGCGATTCTTTTAAATACGCAACCCACATTTACTTCCACTCCCGTTGTGGAGGCAAATAGAGGACAGGCTTATTCATATCAAGTTGTTGCAACAGATCCGGACTTAATCCATGGAGATTCCATTAAATTATATGCACCAGGATTACCGGCGTGGCTTTCTTTTGTGGATAATGGTGATGGAACGGGTACGCTTTCAGGAACCCCAGGTGCTGCAGATGTAGGGACTCTACAAATTAATCTTGAAGCACAGGATTTAAACCATCATCAGGGTGGGACTGCAATCCAGTCTTTTACCCTCGTAGTAAATAACTGTGTGATAGATGCCAGATGTAAAGATGTAACGCTTTACCTCGACCAAAATGGTGCTGCGTCTTTAAGTGCCAGTGATATAGATGATGGGTCCTCGGTTACCTGCGGTCCTATGCAACTTTCTATTAGTAAATCAGCATTTTCTTGTGATGATATAGGAAGTAATCAGGTGCTACTTTTTGTAACTGACAATACAGGTAATATGGATTCCTGTCTAGCAACGGTAATTGTCCATGATGAAATTCCTCCCACGGTGACTTGCCATACTAATATCAGTACATCAACTGATCCTGGGGCTTGTCATTCAGTTCAATTGAAAAAAGAAATTCTTCATTATGATCCTGTGGGGTATCAAACCTCGGCTAGTCATGTGTTACCAGCATCTACCAGCTCTGGAGTCACAGGAGGTCCTTTATTTGGGGTGGGTTATCCTAACCAATATAATTATCACGTTAAACCCGTTGGTCCGGTTTCTCAGTCATCTACAGTCGATGTATCTCAGTACGTTGAGTTTACCGTTAGTTTGAATGAATTTACTGCTTTGGCTTCACTTGCGTTTCAAAAGTATTCTTATTTCCAGCAAGGCGGAACGGTATCGAGCATTAGATCTAGTGTAGATGGTTTTGCAAGTGATATAGATCAAATTGCCACCAATCCGGCCTTTGGTCAAATCTTAGAGTACGATTTAAGTAGTTTAGGTACCGTAAAAGGAAGCATTACTTTTCGCCTATATTTCTGGGGAGGATCGGGAGACTGGATGGATATTGTAAGTAGCTACTACGGTGGGATAGGAGTTAAATTGTATAAGATAGACTTAGGCCTTTTTTCAGATAACTGCGAAATCGTGGATTTAACTTATGCTGGATTGCCAGCAAAATGTGAGTTTCCTCTTGGAAGTACAACCGTATCCGTAACGGCAATAGATGCAAGTGGAAACAGTTCCTCATGCGAGATTGTAGTTGAAGTAGCAGATGTGGAGGCGCCAAGTATTTCTTGCCCAGCAGATATTTCTATAGTAGCGCAAAGAGATGATTGTGACCCGCAAATATTCTGGGAAGAGCCAGTTGCTTCAGATAATTGTTCGGTTTCCGTTAGCTCTAGTCATGCCTCAGGAGATGAATTCCCTGTAGGTAGCACAACGGTTACGTACACTGCAACCGATCCATCAGGAAATAGTACTTCTTGTTCTTTTGTGGTAACTGTTACTCCAGAGCCTCTAATACAGTCGGGTGTACTTTCTTTATTTGAGGGTGGATTTAACATAAGCTGCTTTGGAGCTGCCGACGGTAGCATAGATTTAACAGTTGAGGGTGGATGTTTACCGTACAGCTTTGACTGGAGCCATGGTGCTTCTACCGAGGATGTATCAGGGTTGATTGCCGGATCTTATGGTGTGGTAATTACCGATGCAAATGGAACTTCAATTTCTGCGAGCTATACGTTGTCGGAACCTACTCCTTTGTCATTATCTGTTAGCGATAATCAAACGGTTTATTTAGGGTACGATCCAGCTGCTTGCGCAGATATTGGTCTATCTATTTCAGGTGGAGTTGCTCCATATTCCTACGCTTGGTCTAATGGTTTCGATGGAACCGACCAGCAAGTTTGTCCTGAAATCAGCACCGAATATGTGGTAACGGTAACCGATGCAAATGGGTGTGAAATTTCAGACGCCATAATGGTATGCGTTATCGATATCCGTTCGCGCGATAAAAAGGGGAATATCAAACCTGGTAAGGTGGATATCTGTCATGTTCCACCGGGGAATCCTGCAAATGCACATACCATTTCAATTTCTGTAAATGCGGTTGCGGATCACTTAGCTGAGCACGATGACTATCTGGGTGCTTGTGGAACAAATCCAACTTGTTTAGACGATGGATTGGCAGAAGCTTATGTACCTCCAACGGCAAGCGATGACGATGGTGGTTCGGCCGGAAGTGGCGGAAAAGGTAAAGGGAGAAAAAGCGGTGACTTCGAAGAGACTACAAGCATCTCTGGTGTTTTAGAGGAACTATCAGTATTTCCCAATCCTTTTAAAGCTGAGTTAAATGTGAGCGTTGGGGTAGCTTTAAATGAGCAAATTGAGATTGCTCTTATGGATCTTTCCGGAAAACAAATCAAAACCCTATTTAACGGGAACTCAACCAGCAAGCATATCCACCTTAAAATAAGTGCAGAAGATTTATCTGCAGGGGTGTATATGTTAATCGTTAAGTCTCAAGGTTCAGTTAAAATGGAACGGATTGTAAAACACTAA